In one window of Temnothorax longispinosus isolate EJ_2023e chromosome 11, Tlon_JGU_v1, whole genome shotgun sequence DNA:
- the LOC139822347 gene encoding uncharacterized protein, whose product MTFTKLFVLTVVICINLQEISGHGMMFDPINRSSAWRKGFPVEPNYTDNEHFCGGYGIQHGKNGGKCGECGDDYSLPRPRPNENGGIYGTGVIVQKYKAGSTIDVTVRLTASHLGHFEFHLCPLKSEKELETDVCFNKYPLPLANGSGYKYPIKIHGSRDHSLKLVLPKGVTCKQCVIRWHYRTGNTWGTCEDGTKGMGCGPQETFRSCADVTITN is encoded by the exons ATGAcattcacaaaattatttgtgttGACGGTGGTAATCTGCATTAATCTGCAGGAAATTTCTGGGCACGGGATGATGTTTGACCCTATAAACAGAAGTAGTGCATGGAGGAAAGGTTTCCCTGTAGAACCAAACTACACTGACAATGAACACTTCTGCGGAGGATACGGT ATTCAACACGGTAAAAATGGCGGTAAGTGCGGAGAATGCGGCGACGATTATTCTTTACCCCGACCACGGCCAAATGAAAATGGCGGCATCTATGGAACAGGTGTCATCGTTCAAAA ATACAAGGCAGGTTCCACCATCGATGTGACCGTTCGCCTCACTGCCAGCCATCTGGGTCACTTTGAATTCCACCTTTGCCCGCTAAAATCAGAAAAGGAATTAGAAACCGATGTGTGCTTCAATAAGTATCCCTTGCCATTGGCTAATGGTAGCGGCTATAAATACCCCATTAAAATCCACGGCTCTAGGGATCACTCTCTCAAGCTGGTTCTACCAAAAGGTGTCACGTGTAAACAATGCGTAATCAG GTGGCATTACCGCACCGGAAATACCTGGGGCACTTGTGAGGACGGAACAAAAGGCA